TTCATTGTTGCTTTGCTGCGGGTCTTCTATGCAGGTTTGTATGTGTGCTCCCAATGTGGGCATCAGCTGTTCTCCAGCAGATCAAAGTACGAGCATTCATCCCCATGGCCTGCCTTCACTGAGACCATCCGTGAGGACAGCGTGACCAAAATGATGGAGACGCCATCAGCCTTCAAGGTGAAATATTGTGCCTAAAACTCTGCACTGAGGGTGTTAAAGTAGCACACTTGCAGCTTGAAGCACTAAACCACCAGATAAGCACAATAGAAACAGACCAAGATGATTCTGGGTTGATAACTGCCGTTCGGGAATACGAAAATGCGAGCATAGTCTTATTGATGCGACAATGTTGCTGTTTCAGGTGCTGTGTGGAAAGTGTGGCAATGGACTGggtcatgaattcattaatgaTGGGCCAACGGAGGGGCAGTCACGCTTCTGAATATTCAGTAACTCGCTGAAGTTTGTCCCTAAAGGTATGATCTAGTTTGTCCAC
This genomic stretch from Megalops cyprinoides isolate fMegCyp1 chromosome 1, fMegCyp1.pri, whole genome shotgun sequence harbors:
- the msrb1b gene encoding methionine-R-sulfoxide reductase B1b — translated: MSFCSFLGGEIYKDHFKPGLYVCSQCGHQLFSSRSKYEHSSPWPAFTETIREDSVTKMMETPSAFKVLCGKCGNGLGHEFINDGPTEGQSRFUIFSNSLKFVPKDKVDRK